A portion of the Acidisarcina polymorpha genome contains these proteins:
- a CDS encoding alpha/beta hydrolase — MKALKLPAVGRLIAISVAILICIANFAYAQGYRGGKVGTVILVHGAWADGSSWKEVIPRLEARGINVVAVQLPLSSLANDVATVQRAIAIAPSPVILVGHSYGGAVITEAGNDPNVIGLVYVAAFAPDAGESTMTLNALYPPSPVVADHLIAPDAEGYLKLLPEGILSDFAEDLPVREKTTLIATQGPITATALDTPITTAAWRTKPSWFIIAKRDRIIQPKLEEFESQRMHAVTSVADSCHVIMLSKPEHVTDVISGAMRSLDR, encoded by the coding sequence ATGAAAGCCCTTAAGTTACCTGCTGTAGGAAGGCTCATTGCAATCAGCGTCGCGATACTCATATGCATCGCAAACTTCGCCTATGCGCAGGGTTATAGAGGTGGCAAGGTTGGCACCGTGATCCTCGTTCACGGAGCATGGGCTGACGGCTCCAGTTGGAAGGAAGTCATCCCGCGCCTTGAAGCGAGAGGAATAAACGTAGTAGCAGTTCAGCTTCCGCTCTCATCTCTGGCGAACGATGTTGCCACGGTGCAACGAGCGATTGCGATTGCCCCGTCACCCGTGATTCTGGTTGGCCATTCCTACGGAGGGGCCGTCATTACTGAGGCGGGTAATGATCCCAACGTGATCGGTTTGGTGTATGTGGCCGCGTTCGCGCCTGATGCGGGTGAATCTACGATGACGCTGAATGCTCTTTATCCGCCCTCCCCGGTGGTGGCGGATCATCTGATTGCTCCTGATGCCGAGGGATACCTTAAGCTTCTTCCGGAAGGCATCCTGTCAGATTTTGCAGAAGACCTCCCCGTAAGAGAGAAGACAACGCTTATCGCGACACAAGGGCCGATCACTGCAACGGCCCTGGATACGCCCATCACTACGGCAGCATGGAGAACGAAACCGTCCTGGTTCATCATCGCGAAGCGTGATCGCATCATTCAACCGAAGTTGGAAGAGTTCGAGTCGCAACGGATGCACGCGGTGACGAGCGTGGCTGATTCCTGCCACGTAATCATGCTATCTAAACCGGAACATGTCACCGACGTTATCAGCGGTGCGATGCGTTCGCTGGACAGATAG
- a CDS encoding SDR family NAD(P)-dependent oxidoreductase, with protein sequence MLPWPKTWPSGKVVIVTGAASGIGLATTQLFLAEGAHLVAEDIHPEIDKHFEQNAWWSRLPLLWA encoded by the coding sequence ATGTTGCCTTGGCCGAAAACTTGGCCTTCCGGGAAGGTTGTGATTGTTACGGGAGCCGCTAGCGGCATCGGCCTGGCGACGACACAGTTGTTCCTTGCTGAGGGAGCCCACTTAGTTGCAGAGGATATCCATCCTGAAATCGACAAACATTTCGAACAGAACGCCTGGTGGTCGCGGTTGCCTCTTCTTTGGGCATGA
- a CDS encoding ferritin-like domain-containing protein has protein sequence MSRLRRLKDNDADFVTPQDMLSELFEDYKALALSMKAIYALTDDAGDVATTSVLENWVDETERRSWSLRAPSGR, from the coding sequence ATGAGCCGGTTGCGGCGTCTCAAAGATAACGATGCGGACTTTGTGACTCCGCAAGACATGCTGAGCGAATTGTTTGAAGACTATAAAGCTCTCGCTCTGAGCATGAAAGCGATCTATGCTCTCACTGATGACGCCGGAGATGTGGCGACAACAAGCGTCCTCGAGAACTGGGTCGACGAGACAGAACGCAGGTCTTGGTCTCTCCGGGCACCCTCTGGCAGATAG
- a CDS encoding MFS transporter produces MKPLLSEHANVEFDCNAERSWLTLAAIILPAAFLTQFDRQAMVVLAPMMQAEFHLDLVSITQVLSAMALCYAICQIPSAWLAARLGAALTIGFCVIAWSMAVFSTAFAVGPVSLGVLRGALGAAQAPDWVASIMLLKTDVPIRFRSRGSAALFGAGYLGKLLSGPIATQVAIRHGWRFPLLAFGGTGIILGAIMVLAVKRSRHAFTRALPSQVIPMRTLFVNFKQLQFHLLAAAYFFFSGVQSFVVVMLPLYLRSQRHSSMAEIGWITTGPYLALCFALFTAGILSDAVYQRTGSLFAARVPLGILASVGSGICFAIGISMHRTSALVGCLCGGMVFVGIGQVVLWAIIQDATADTSGYLAAWIQVFVWLGLWLGPVMIAKLVEVNSGHWASIRFVLLALSAAAAACLFVAQRRIYSAVLQGSMRSSE; encoded by the coding sequence GTGAAACCATTGCTAAGCGAGCATGCGAACGTCGAATTCGATTGCAACGCCGAACGGTCGTGGCTCACACTTGCCGCGATCATTCTGCCTGCAGCGTTCTTGACTCAGTTCGACCGGCAAGCCATGGTCGTCTTGGCTCCAATGATGCAGGCGGAATTCCACCTCGATCTTGTCTCAATCACTCAAGTTCTTTCGGCGATGGCGCTATGCTACGCCATCTGCCAAATTCCGAGCGCTTGGCTTGCAGCCCGCCTCGGAGCTGCCCTCACGATCGGGTTTTGCGTGATCGCCTGGTCCATGGCAGTATTTTCAACCGCGTTTGCAGTCGGCCCCGTGAGTTTGGGGGTGCTTAGAGGGGCATTGGGGGCCGCCCAAGCACCGGATTGGGTTGCGAGTATCATGCTACTTAAGACCGACGTGCCGATACGGTTTCGTTCGCGTGGCTCAGCGGCTCTGTTCGGCGCCGGGTATTTGGGTAAACTCTTGAGTGGACCGATTGCGACTCAGGTGGCGATTCGGCACGGCTGGCGCTTTCCTCTTCTAGCATTTGGCGGGACCGGTATCATACTCGGTGCCATCATGGTTCTGGCAGTGAAGCGATCTCGTCACGCTTTTACCCGCGCACTACCGAGCCAAGTGATCCCAATGCGAACGCTGTTCGTTAACTTCAAACAGCTTCAATTCCATCTTCTGGCCGCAGCGTATTTCTTTTTCTCCGGCGTGCAGAGCTTCGTCGTCGTTATGCTTCCACTCTACCTTAGAAGTCAGCGCCACAGCTCCATGGCCGAGATCGGCTGGATAACCACCGGACCGTACCTTGCGCTCTGCTTTGCCTTGTTTACCGCGGGTATCCTTTCAGACGCCGTCTATCAGAGAACTGGATCCTTATTCGCCGCGCGTGTGCCGCTCGGGATACTGGCGTCCGTCGGGAGCGGGATCTGCTTCGCCATCGGAATCTCGATGCATCGCACTTCCGCACTAGTCGGCTGTTTATGCGGAGGCATGGTGTTCGTCGGAATCGGACAGGTGGTCTTGTGGGCCATTATCCAGGATGCAACCGCAGATACAAGTGGCTACCTGGCGGCTTGGATTCAAGTATTCGTGTGGCTGGGCTTGTGGCTTGGTCCGGTGATGATAGCGAAGTTAGTTGAAGTGAACAGTGGTCACTGGGCGAGTATCCGTTTTGTTTTGCTAGCCCTCAGCGCAGCTGCGGCAGCCTGTCTGTTCGTCGCTCAGCGGAGGATCTACTCCGCGGTGCTTCAGGGTTCTATGAGGAGCTCAGAATGA